The DNA region TAAACCGTAAAGGTTATGCTCCCATAATACTCTGTCGTAATTGTGGTTTTCGCTTTATGTGTTCATCATGTTCTTCATGCTTGGTTTTTCATAAATCAAAAAATAAATTGCAATGTCATCATTGTGGTAGTTTTAAACCATTTGCCCAATCTTGTCCTGAATGTAACGAACAAACATTATCAGCTTATGGACCTGGAATTGAGAGAATTGCTGAGGAAGTTAAAGTCTATTTTCCTAAATATAAAACAGCGATTGTTAGCAGAGATACTACTAATACTATTGATAATAGTACTGAAATTTTACAGCAAATTATTAATAATGAAGTAGATATTATCATTGGCACGCAAATGCTTACAAAAGGATACCATTTCCCAAATCTAAAACTAGTTGGAATAATTGATGCTGACCTAGGATATGGCGGTGATTTAAGAGCTAATGAAAAGACATACCAGCTCCTTAACCAAGTAGCAGGAAGAGCTGGCAGAGAAGAAGATAAAGGATATGTTTATATACAAACTTATTATCCTGATAGTTCACTATTAAAATATCTTATTAATTACAAAGATGATGATTTTATTAACTATGAAATGAATTTACGAATTAGTAATAATATGCCTCCAGCAACTAGATTTGTTGCTATTAGTGTTATATCTACTTCGGAACAGAATGCTCAAGAAGTAGCAAAAAACATTGTTAGAACTGCTAAGCCATGTTCTAGTTTGAGAATATTAGGCCCAGCTCCGGCGTTATTATACAAATTGAAAAATAAATATCGTTTTAGAATATTACTGATTTTTGAGCGAAAACTAGATATTCGGAGCTACATCAAACACTGGAATATTTTGTCATTTCACTCTAAAAGAGTTAGCTTGAAAATAGATATTGATCCATACAATTTCTATTAATAACTTTAGATTTTCTGTAAAATGAGAGATAGTAATATAAACATGAGTTCGATATAAAACATAGATCAGATAGTGTAAAAGTATGTAGTCTTTATTTTGCCTGTATTTTGTGACATATTGTTTATTTAGAACTAGTGTTATATATTGATATGAGATAATATCGCATCATAATTATGAAAAATTTTTTGCGAAGTAGTTATGTGTATTTGATTTTTAGTTCAATTTCAGCTTTTAATTATGGTAGCATTTAAAGTATTTTGAGTAATTGTTTGTTAATATATGTTTAAGTAGATGTTAAGTTGAGTTTTGTCTATGTTATCTATGTATTATTAACTATTTATATTATACTAAATTTACTTGAAGAAGGAAATTATATGTTAGGAAAATTAGAAGCTGATCCTTTGTTTTTAGGATTAACTAGGCCTCCAATGATATTTGGAGTAAGTCTTCCATATGCATTGTTAAATATTATGCTTTCAACTATGTATCTTACTGTAGCATCAAATTTTTATGTTGTTCCTGTATCATTAGTAGTACACGGGGTAGGGTATTTGCTCTGTTTTAAGGAACCACGTTTTATGGAAATTTACTTAATGAGAGCTCAAAAGTTTAATAAATGTCCTAATAGACTTTATTATGGCGCTAATTCATATGGTATATAGTATTTAAATAATGAAATTTTTTAAGACTAAAGTAGCAAGGGAGTACTACTCTAAGAGAGAGGTTCATGTTGCTAAATTTATTCCATATGCTTATCATTGGAATAAATCTACTATTATTACAAAAAAGAATGAGCTAATTAAGGTTATTAAAATTAGCGGGTTTGCTTTTGAAACAGCTGATGATCAAGATCTAGATATTAGAAAAAGGCTTCGAAATCTTTTATTTAAAGGTATGGCTTCAGGTAGCCTAAATTTATATTTTCACATAATTAGACGTCGAAAGCAGCTAGCTTCAGCTATGGATGAAGGTGACATTGATCCTACTGCAGGTAGGGCAAAAGATTTTGTTACTTATGTTGATAATGAGTGGAAAAAGAAATATTCTGATTTTCAGTCTTTTGTAAATGATATTTATATCACTATTTTATATAAACCTGATGTTGAAGGTGGAGAAATTTTAAAGTATTTTTACAATAAATTATTGCAAAAGTCTGATAAAAATGCATGGATGCAAAGTATGAATGAAATGTATGCTAACCTTGATGAGATGGTATCAAGAGTAGTGACTACATTTAGCGATTATGATGCACAAATATTAAAGGTTAAAAATGAACCTAATGGAGTTTTTTGTGAGATATTGGAATTTTTAGCTACTATAGTTAATTGCGGCAGTTCTATGCCTGTACTTTTACCTAGAGGGTCAATAGATAGTTATATACCTACACATAGGTTATTTTTTGGAGATCGTTCAATTGAAGCTAGAGGAGCAGGGCAGCGTAGATATGCTGGCATAGTTAGCATTCAAGAGTATGGACCAAAAACTTCAGCTGGAGTATTAGATTCATTTTTGCAACTTCCTTTTGAGCTTATTATTAGCCAAAGTTTTCAGTTTTCTAGTCGTACAGCTGCAATTAATAAAATGCAATTGCAACAAAATAGAATGATTCAAACTGAAGATAAAGCAGTATCCCAGATTGCTGAGATTTCTCAGGCATTAGATATGGCGACCAGTGGTGAAATTGGTTTTGGCGAACATCATTTAACAGTATTATGTATAGCTGATAGTTTGAAAGCCTTGGAAAACGCACTTTCTATTGCTTCAGTTGAAATTGCAAACACTGGTATGCAGCCAGTACGTGAGAAAGTGAATTTAGAAGCTGCTTATTGGGCACAACTGCCAGGGAATATAGAATATGCTGTAAGAAAATCAGTAATTAATACTTTAAATCTTGCAGGGTTTGCATCTATGCATAATTACCTGCCTGGAAAAGCTAAGGGAAATCACTGGGGAGATAGCGTTACAGTATTGGATACAAGCTCTGGTACTCCGTTTTACTTTAACTTTCACGTACGTGATGTTGGACATACTTTATTAATTGGGCCTACTGGAGCTGGGAAAACAGTGTTAATGAATTTTTTATGCGCTCAAGCTCAAAAATTTTATCCTAGAACTTTCTTTTTTGATAAAGATAGAGGTGCAGAGATTTTTATCAGAGCTCTAGATGGAAAGTATACTGTAATTAATCCGTTTCAACAATGTAATTTTAATCCTTTACAATTGCCTGATACTAATGAAAATCGTAATTTTTTAGTAGAATGGATAAAAACGTTAGTTACTTCAAATGGTGAATCTATTAGCGCAGACGATATGCATTATATTACGTTAGCTGTGGAAGGGAATTATAAGCTTAATCCATCTGATCGTTACTTAAGTAATATAGTAGCATTTTTAGGAATTGGGGGTCCTGATACTCTAGCTGGAAGGATTGCAATATGGCATGGCACAGGTGCTAAAGCTGGAATATTTGATAATATTCATGATAATATGGATTTGCAAAGTGGTAGAGTTTTTGGTTTTGAGATGGGTGAGTTATTAAAAGATCCTGTTAGCTTAGCTCCAGTATTATTATATTTGTTTCACCGTATCAATTTATCGTTGGATGGTTCACCAACTATGATAGTATTAGATGAGGCATGGGCTTTGATTGATAATCCTGTTTTTGCTCCTAAGATTAAAGATTGGTTGAAGGTATTGCGTAAGTTAAATACTTTTGTTATATTTGCTACTCAGAGTGTGGAAGATGCTTCAAAGAGCTCAATTAGTGATACTCTGATTCAGCAAACTGCTACTCAGATTTTTTTACCAAATTTAAAAGCAACCGATATCTATAGAACTGCTTTTATGTTGAGTGAAAGGGAATTTTCTATTATTAAATCCACAGATCCTGGTTCACGGTATTTTCTAATAAAACAAGGAATTGGTTCTGTAGTAGCTAAATTAAATTTAGCTGGCATGAATAATATCATAGGAGTGCTCTCAGGCCGAGTTGAAACTGTAATATTATTAGATCAGTTAAGAAGCGAATATGGAGATGATTCTAGAAAATGGTTGCCTAAATTTTATAAGCACTTAGAAACAGCGAAATAATGCAGTGGTTGTATCAATTAGCTAAAATAGTTATATTAATATCAGTATTTGCACTACAAATTGAAGCTATTAAGGCTATTCCCGCAATTGATATGATTAATATGGGTGATATTATACCTGATGAAGTAAAGGATGTAGCTGACGATATTAAAGATGGAGTTAAAAAAGTTGTAGATACATTATCAAATATAACTTGCGAAACTAGAGGAGTTAACAATTTATTGTTTAAAGATGAATTTTCTCATACTTGTACTCCTGCTCCATTTTTTAGTTTAGCAACATCATCTATCTTAGGAGTAGGCACGTATCTTCCAATGGTATTAAAGTTAAATATGACTAATGCAGAGTTATTTGGTGAACAATTTCCTGGAGGACAATGTCTTAAAAAAAATCGCGCTGATCCTGCTGATCCGCGAATTAGCTTTGCTTTATGTAATAATGTTAAGTTAATGGTAGCAGCAGCAACTGCTATAGGTGGAACTGTAGTCAATGCTGCTGTTGCTATTGCATCTGGTGATAATGTTTGGGAGGCTGTTGCCAAAGCATGGCATATTAAGGCTCAAGATATCTTTGAAGTATATAAGGATAAAGAGGTAGGATATTCTCATCACTTTGTGGATATTAATCTTGCTGGATCTCCTTATATACCTTATAAAATAGTACGAGATAAAGATAAAATTTGTGTTGCTGCATGGACTTTATTGGGGGGATATTTAAATGTAGGGTGTAAGTATATTAGTGAACCTTGTAGTAGCTCTATATATAGTAATTTTTTAAATAACTCTTCTAGTGTATCAGATATATCAAAGCCAGTATGCCATACCGGAAATGGTAATAAAGAATCAAAAGAATTGTCTGATAAAAATAGATTAGTTGAATGTGGAAATATGAGCGGGTGTTATGCAGATGCAGTAGAAAATTCTAAAACTCTGCTACCTATTACTGGTCCTATAGTTAAGTGTTTTGTACAGATGGCTCGTAAAATCCTTGGAGAATCAACTGTATGCAAGCTAAATGCTAAAGGGGATGAGGTTATAACAAATGCTAGTGATGTTAATATGATTAGTAAATTTAGCCGTCACATGCGCAGGGCAGTTGCTGCTTTTATGTGTTTATATATCATTTTTTGGGGATACAATATTTTGTTATCGCCAAATGAAATAAGTCGTAAAGATGTTATTAATACTGTTTTAAAGATAGTGTTAGTAACATATTTTTCAATTGGAATTAGTACTGGTGATGATAAAAAATTAATTAATGGAGTACAAAGTTGGGGTATGGAGTTGCTACGCGGAGATGTAATGGCAAAAGTAGCAGCTTGGGTAATGACAAAATCTAGTAATGAAGAAGGTAAAAAAGTATCTGGTTTATGCAATTTTCAGCCTAGTGATTATGATTCTAGTAAACACGGAGCTGATGCTAGGCAGCTTTTAGCATTATGGGATTCTATTGATTGCAGGCTAACACATTATTTAGGAATAAATGCTATTAAAGATTATGTTAGGCAAAAAATTCAAGCTGTAAAGGGTAGTGGTGGAGATCCTTTAGGTAATTCCATACCTCCATATTATTATTTGTTAGTTCCTGCTTTATGGAGTGGCAATATGACTTTATTGGGGCTAGTTTTGTTTTATCCATTGCTTGTAATATCAATAGCAGCATACATGGTTAATGCATATATAGTATGTATTATTGGAATATTAATCTTAGGATTATTGGCTCCTATATTTGTACCTATGGTGCTTTTTGAATATACTAAAAGTTATTTTCATAGTTGGTTAAAATTAGTAATATCATTTGTACTACAGCCTATGGTTGTTATTGTTTTTATGATGATGATGTTTCACGTTTATGAATATGGCTTTTATACTGATTGTGCATATGATTATAGACTTGTAAAAGATAGTAGTGGCAATGTTTCAAGAATGAGAAAGATGTTTTTTATTAATGTCAATGATAAAAATTTATATGATGGTGATGCTGATCAAAAAATTGCTAGATGTAAAAAAAGTTTAGGATGGATGTTAAATAATCCTCTGTTTGCAGTGATTAATACTGCTAAAACTGTAGCTAAGGATGTTATCTCAGTAGACAATGTAGGATCAGAAGATGCTTCAGAAAATCATCAGTTTAGTGATACAGTAGAAGTGGATCAGGGATTATTTTTTAAAACTACTCGCTCTATTTTTCAATTAGTTAAAGATTTAATAATGGCGCTACTAGTTGCTTGTTTAACTTTATATTTGATTTATCACCTTAGTGATTCACTGTCACAGTTTGTATCATCATTAGTAAGCGGAATAAATCTTTCTGGTATGACTGTTAATCCTAAGCAAATGCATGATACTTTAGGCGTTTTGGCAAAAAAGGGAGGAGGAAAAGCGAGTTCAGCTATGAAAGGTGGAGGAGATGGTGGGCAATCTATGAGAAGCGGTTCTCTAAAATAATATGGTATAAGTATTAATGAAATGATAAAGCATTTGCTATATAACTTTAGGATAGTAATTAACAATCATTCAATTCTTAAAGCTTTTAAAGAAGCAATTTATAGTATATTGTTGCTAGTTATTGCACTGCCATCAATGGCTTATGCTGAAAAGAATTGCTGTGTTAGGCAGAATAATAAGAAGAGGTGTTGTACTTACGATCAACGATTTTGTTATGCATATGTACAGTCTAAATGTATCCAAAAAGAGGAATTACGTTATCAGAATCCTGATGTATTACAAGAAAAGGTAAAGTTACTTGAATCTTCAGCTAAGCAAGCATGGAATAATGCTCAAGATCATCGATTTTCATCTAATTTAGAAAAATTTAATGCTGTAACTAATGCTAGTGCTCAAACTAGAGAAATCATTAGTTTATCTGAACAATTGAAAAAAGCTTTAGTAAATGAAGGTAAGGCTAGGCAGGCTGCGTTTACGGAAAGCAGTAAAACTGGTAAAGATAAAATTAATCGTAAGATGAGTGAAGATTTTCAGCAATTAATAGAAGAGCGAAAAGCTGCATTAAAATTAGCTCAAGAATCTGGTGACAAAGCTTCAAGTCAATATAAGATAATTAAAGCTAGCGCTAGAGATTTAGTAGTAGTTGCTGGAATGGACTTTTGGAATGCGTTGTTACTATACAAAAAAATTGATGAGGAATTAGATTCGAAAGTGAGAAATGGTGCTGATAAGAAAAGTATATTAATTGCAAAAAAGAAAGTGCTTTATGAAATAGAAAAAGTTTTGAAAGCTTTTGTAGAGGGAAGAGATATGTACAATAAATTTGTGGCATGGGTTATAGGTTATTCTGATGTAACAGAAGAAAAAGAAAACAAGGCTATTGAGTTTTTATTACAAAATTTGAGCTATAGTACAGTAAGGAGATCAGCCTCATTTGAGACCACTTTGAAAGCAGTAATAGAGGTATATAAAAATGGTGATTTTATCAATGAATTAAAACTTCAAAATGAAAGTGTAAAAACTGATATTGCTAAAATAGAGCATAGCATACAAGTTGCTGAAGATGAGATGAAGAGAAAACAGGAAGAGGAAGAAGCTAAAAAATTATTAGAGTTTCAAAATAAAGTTAAAAAAGCTAAAGAAGAAGTTGATGCTGCCAAAGATAAATTTAAAGAAAAACAGACTCAAGCTCGTGAAGCTCATGATCAAGCTAGTGCTAGTGGAGATTTAGAAGATAAAATTGAAGCTCTAAACAAAAAGAAAAAGGAGTATGAAGCTGCTAAAAAATATAAGGAGGCTTTGGACAAAGCAATTGATATTGGTAACAACAATCCTGATTTAGTTAGAGAGCGTGATAGTTTAGGAAATGATATAGATAATTTATCTCAAAGTATTGATCAGATGACAGATGATGTTAATAGAGATAAAGAGATATATAAGCAACAATTTGAAGAAGATAAAAATTCATCAGTTAGTGCAAACTGTGATTTTAGCCAGTATAGAAGCATCTCTCCTGAAAGCAGCGTTTTTACTTTAGCTTCTTTTGTATATCAAAATATTAATTTTAAGTGTGGAAATGTATGTAATACTGCAGATAAGGGATTTAATCTTTGTTTAAAGGTTAAAAAGTCAGATCTGTGTAGAGATTGTATTCCAATATATATTGGTCCGCAATCTGAATTTAAGTCTATTAGTGAGTTATTTGATACTAGTGGAGTAAAGAAAGGTAGAAGAGATCCTATACTAGTAACTGAAAATGCAGTAAAAAATATTGGATTTAAGGTTGAACATACTGATAAAATTTCTTGTTTAAAAATCAAAACATCTTATGGAGATATTCCTATAGTCTGTAAAAATATTAGTGCTGATATTGATTTAATACCTCAAGCTAGGAGTAATAATAGAATTTGTAGTTTAAGTACTACAAAAAGTAGAGTGCCTTTTAATTTTTCTGGTAGAGCTATAGGTTGTTTAAAAGAAGCATTGGATAAGATGTTTTATGCTGATTCAATTACTCATGATCAGGTATCTTCTGCTAGTATATTGAAGCCTCTTTCAAGCTTTCAGCGTGGTATGACAGTAACTGTTAAAGCGGCTTTAATGTTATACATAATATTTTTTGGCATCAAAATGATATTTGTTGAGCGTTTTTTTAGCCTAGAGAGATTAGTTACTGGAGTATTACAGATACTAATTGTAATGTATTTTTCTGTTGGGCTAGGTCCAATGACTAATAAAGATGGAAAAATAAGTTATAATAACGGTATGCAAGATCATTTTTTGCCATTTTTAAGTTCAGTTACCTCAGAATTAGCTCATATGGTATTTTCATCAGTTGGTAGTGATTCTGCTGTTGGTGGTACTAAATTATGTTATTTTGATCCTAACAAGGATTATACACCGGATGCTCGTTATTATGCATTATGGGATGCAATAGATTGTAGAATAGGATATTACTTAGGTTTTAGATTATTACATAATTATACTGTAGATAGGTCAAAGCCATCACTTGGTGGTAAGTTAGTTGGATCATCTATTGGGACTAGCGCTAATGATGATATTACCAAGCATTTGAGTAATATTAAGGATGATCACGCACTTAAGAAAGATGATACTTTCTTAGTATTTCCTACTTTGTGGGGATTGTTATTAAGTGGTGAAATTATCTTTTTCTTAGTAATGCTACTATTTGTTATAATCTTTTTAACGTTATTTTGGAGGTTTATGGCTGTATTTATTACTAGTTTGGTAAATTTATATGTCATGTGCTATATATCTCCTATTTTTATTCCTATGGTATTGTTTGAAAAGACAAAATCAATGTTTAATAATTGGTTGCATTTGACATTATCTTTTGCATTGCAGCCTGCAATTGTTGCAGCATTTATTGCGTTATTTGTGACTTTAATGGATTCAATAACGTATAAAACATGTCAATTTGCAAGGTATGATTATCAGCAGGGGAATAAAATTTTGAGTACTTTTGAGCTTCGTGTACCTGATCGTTATATTCAAGACCATAGTCTCTTTGATGATGCATATAATAGTGATGCTGCTAAAATATGTAGAGAGAGTGCTGGATATAGGTTAGTAGAATATTTTAATGGAAAAAATTGGCATCAAAGAATATTTCTTTTCTTTAAAGCATTTGTAGTATATCCTGAACCAGATTTTTTACCTACTATGATTGTTGTATTACTATTTTGTGGAATTTTTTATTACTTCTTTCAGGAAGCACATAGGTTTGCGGCAGTTATTACTAGTGGTATTACTGCTGTAAATATGGAGTTACCAAGCTTAAGAATTCCTAGCTTTAGGAATAAGAGCACTAGAACCAAAGGTGGTAAAGATGATAAAGAAGAAGAGTCAAGTGATAAGTTTAGCTCTAGAGGTGGTATAGATAAAACTGCTACAGATAAAATTAGCAGTCGGTCTAACATCGAATCATCAGCTCAGGATAAAATTAGTACTGGATTAAAAAGTAATGGTATTAGTGGCATTGAACATGGCTTAAAAAAAGATCATGATGCTATTAGAGCTGCTAAGAAGTTTGACATTAGTAATAATGATGAAGTTATTGGTGCTGATAAGTTTTGTACTAGTGGAAATAAGCAGACTGATAAGTTAAGTTCTGAAAATATTAAGCCAAGAGATACTAGTGTAGTTTCTGCAGAAGATAAATTTAGTACTTCTTTCAAACTTAAAGATCATAAAGATATTGTTCAGTCTGAGATTGATAAGAAACTAGAATCTAATGTTAGCGATAAAATTAGCAATAATCAAACAATCGAAACAAGAAAGAGTAATATTGAATCAGATGCCTTATCAAAAAAGATAGATGCTAATGATTTAAATGAGATTAAAAAAGGTAGTGATGATAAGAAAAACATCTAAACATTTCTGATAGTATGAAACTAAAATAAAAATGGAAATATTAATGAAAGATTATGCAATCTAAAATTATCAAATTTGCAATTATAGCAGTTTGTATAGCTGTAGTAAGTTTTATCTTAATGCTTTTTGGCGCATTAAGATCAGGCGATGATTGTTGGTACCGTTATAATGCAGATGGGCAAGATTTAGATGTTATTCGATTAACTCAGAATGTTAGAGCTTCTGGACAATATGATAGCTTGCGCCTTGGAGGAATAGTTGATCCAAGTAAGCCATGTGGTCTTTGGATAAAATCAGATTTTTATGTTTCAGTACATGAAGAAAATGGGCAATTAAAACCTGTAAATATTGATTTTCTTATTGATGGAACAGTGAGCCTTTGTCAGGCATACTTACCAAAAAATGCTTTAACTTGTAAGCTGAAATATAATGATGGTAAAGAATGTAATATTAGTGATATTAATAAATTTTTTAATGGAGAGAAGAGTGATTGTATAGAAGATTGTGAAGATAATACTGATGATAGTGGTAATCTTATTCCTATTCCTAGAATTTTAGATCCAGGCGATGGTTTACCAGTAATATTAAAGGCGAATGTTGGAGAGTGGCGTAATCTTGCTCAGGTATCTGCTGGTGATGAAATAGAAGTCAAAATTGGTAGAAATCAAAATTTTAGTCACGGAGGGGTTGAGAATACCGAAATAGGCTATGCTTATAGTAGACCAGAATTTGATTGGTTTAACGATACAAGTCTAGATTGGCAAAAGGGTACTAATGATACTTTTGGTATAATTAAAAGGACTAAGCAGGTTAGAGCTGATTGTCAAGAAGGAAAAAAGAATTATAGTCCACTATGCGGAAGGTATTCTCCATGGGGAGAAGGTGATAATTATATCAAACAGTGTGATGAATGTAAAGGATGTACTTGTGAAGATTGTGGTATGAAACCAAAATGTCCAGGATCAAAGCCGGTATGCCCAGCACCTGAGTGTGAAATGGCAGGTTCACATGGATGGTTTTCTAAGCACTTTGCAGTATTTAACTCAGAACTTGGTAAAGACAAATGTTTTTATACAGGTACTGTTAAAGATATTTTTGGAGGAAAAGATTGTCCAGAGAAATATTTGCTAGATTGCAAGCGTGCTGTTTTAGCCGATGGACTGCCTGAAGAATATCGTGATGATGGTACTAGGACAGTACCTGCAACTTTAACTGAGCAAGATAGAAATGATATTAAGAGTTTAGGTAGAATAGCTTGCTCTAATCGACTAGATGAACAATTAGTAAAAAATAGACAAAAAGTTTACTCTTGGAGGTCTGCTACTTATGCTACTGATTTAAAGTATCGCTTTAGTAGTGTACAGGACAAAGATTCTATATTAGGCAATAAATGTAAAAGTGATTTTCCTTCAGGTAAGGATTTAGCTACTGGTTGTTATGGAATAACTAAAGTAAATCAGGATTTAATAATATATAAAGATCAGATTTCAGAAACGTTATTTAGTGGACCAAGATACTTACAATATATGATTCGACCTGATATTAATATTGAAAGTATGAAAAATAGTGTTGGAGGATATGTATTATATTTAAAACAAAATTCATGTGTTAGAAAGTCTGGAGTTGCTTTTGATGATAGTAAATTTCATGGTCGAGGAAAAATATTATACGCGATAGTACCTGCAGGAGTAGATGTAAATAAACTAAAATCACATGAGCTTGATGTATATACTACAGGATCACTTGATGTAAAGGTTGAAGATTTAGTAGGTAAAGCTAAAATCAGTTCTTCGCAGTCAGGGTACATTTGGTTTAAAATTCTAAATGATGAAAAAGATTATAAAGCTAGTGTTGGTGAATATAAAATTACTATGAGTACCATAGTACCTAGAGGAAAGTTTATAAGTAAAGTGTTAAATCCAATAATAAGGATATTTGAGAATAAAATTGCTAATGCTTCAAAGACAATGTTTAAAAATATAACTTGTTATCAACAGAATGATAAGTCTAGATGTACAAATTTCTTTAATTACATTAGGGCAATGTTAACTCTTTATATTATGGGTTGTGGGTTTGCATTTATGCTAGGAGCAGTTAATTTTACTGCTAAAGAATTAGTTATTAGAATTGTCAAGGTAATAATTGTTAGTGGGCTGATAAATGAGGGGACTTTTAATTTTTTTAATGCTTATCTATATGATTTGATTATGAATTTTAGCAAACAGTTAATGGTTAATGTATCAGGGTATGAGTATGATCAAAATATAGGAACATTTCTATTTTTAGATGAATTGATGAGTAAAATATTTTTTAATAAAACATTTTATGTTCAGTTATTATCTCTTTTAAGTATGGGGCTAATGGGAGTAGTTTATTATATTATAATATTTGTTCCTATAATTTTGATAATTATATCTTTGTTAAAGACTATTATGGTATATTTGGTATCAACTACTGCTGTTGCTTTATTGGTAGGACTTGCGCCATTATTTCTTTCTTTTATGCTTTTTAATAGAACTTGGTATTTATTTGATAATTGGGTTAGAATGCTATTTCGGTATTTAATAGAGCCAGTTATATTAATGGCAGGAATAACAATTTTAACTCAGCTTTTTATTGTTTACTTAGATTTTGTGCTCGGATATAGCGTTTGCTGGAAATGTGCTATAGTATTTAAGCTTCCAAAAATAGATGCATTAGGAGGTGTACTAGGTAGCTATGGTGGGCAAGAGTTATTTTGTATAAATTGGTTTGGTCCATGGGGGTATGATAATAGAGCTGATAATAACATAGGATTAGCAATGAATTATATTATTGCTTTAGTAATTATTGCTTACTGTATGTATAGTTACATTGACTTTTCAAGTTTAATGGTGGATATTCTTACAGCTGGAGGCGCTGGAGGGATTGCGCCTTCTGTAGGCCATGTTGCACCTCAAGTTTGGGATACTGCAGTACAATGGACTGAAAAGGCTGTTATGAAGGTGGCATCGATAGGTAAAAAAGGTAGCTTTGCGGTACGGAAAGGAATAGGTAAGGGGATATCTCATGCAAAAAGTAAGTATTCAAGTTCACAAACTGAAAAGTCTAAAGATAAAGATAATGTGGTTAATAGAAGAACCAATCTTGAAAATAAAAGCCTAAATGACAAAAGAGGCTCTGCTATTAGAGGAAAAAATAGCAATGTTGAGAATGTAAAGCCTAACCAGAATACTTACCTAAGGGTGAATAATCAAGAAATTGATTTGAATAGCCCAAAACCATCGCATAATGAATCTTCTGTTAGAAGGCATGATTTGAATAAGAAAAATTTTGAGAATAATGACTAAAATACTTAAAATTCTAATAACAAAAAACAAATCATTGATGACTTATTACATAAATATATTGATTTTGCTATCATATATTTTTGTGTCTACCAGTATTCAAGCTTCAAATGAATTACT from Orientia tsutsugamushi str. Boryong includes:
- a CDS encoding type IV secretion system protein VirB3, producing the protein MLGKLEADPLFLGLTRPPMIFGVSLPYALLNIMLSTMYLTVASNFYVVPVSLVVHGVGYLLCFKEPRFMEIYLMRAQKFNKCPNRLYYGANSYGI
- a CDS encoding VirB4 family type IV secretion/conjugal transfer ATPase → MKFFKTKVAREYYSKREVHVAKFIPYAYHWNKSTIITKKNELIKVIKISGFAFETADDQDLDIRKRLRNLLFKGMASGSLNLYFHIIRRRKQLASAMDEGDIDPTAGRAKDFVTYVDNEWKKKYSDFQSFVNDIYITILYKPDVEGGEILKYFYNKLLQKSDKNAWMQSMNEMYANLDEMVSRVVTTFSDYDAQILKVKNEPNGVFCEILEFLATIVNCGSSMPVLLPRGSIDSYIPTHRLFFGDRSIEARGAGQRRYAGIVSIQEYGPKTSAGVLDSFLQLPFELIISQSFQFSSRTAAINKMQLQQNRMIQTEDKAVSQIAEISQALDMATSGEIGFGEHHLTVLCIADSLKALENALSIASVEIANTGMQPVREKVNLEAAYWAQLPGNIEYAVRKSVINTLNLAGFASMHNYLPGKAKGNHWGDSVTVLDTSSGTPFYFNFHVRDVGHTLLIGPTGAGKTVLMNFLCAQAQKFYPRTFFFDKDRGAEIFIRALDGKYTVINPFQQCNFNPLQLPDTNENRNFLVEWIKTLVTSNGESISADDMHYITLAVEGNYKLNPSDRYLSNIVAFLGIGGPDTLAGRIAIWHGTGAKAGIFDNIHDNMDLQSGRVFGFEMGELLKDPVSLAPVLLYLFHRINLSLDGSPTMIVLDEAWALIDNPVFAPKIKDWLKVLRKLNTFVIFATQSVEDASKSSISDTLIQQTATQIFLPNLKATDIYRTAFMLSEREFSIIKSTDPGSRYFLIKQGIGSVVAKLNLAGMNNIIGVLSGRVETVILLDQLRSEYGDDSRKWLPKFYKHLETAK
- a CDS encoding type IV secretion system protein; translation: MQWLYQLAKIVILISVFALQIEAIKAIPAIDMINMGDIIPDEVKDVADDIKDGVKKVVDTLSNITCETRGVNNLLFKDEFSHTCTPAPFFSLATSSILGVGTYLPMVLKLNMTNAELFGEQFPGGQCLKKNRADPADPRISFALCNNVKLMVAAATAIGGTVVNAAVAIASGDNVWEAVAKAWHIKAQDIFEVYKDKEVGYSHHFVDINLAGSPYIPYKIVRDKDKICVAAWTLLGGYLNVGCKYISEPCSSSIYSNFLNNSSSVSDISKPVCHTGNGNKESKELSDKNRLVECGNMSGCYADAVENSKTLLPITGPIVKCFVQMARKILGESTVCKLNAKGDEVITNASDVNMISKFSRHMRRAVAAFMCLYIIFWGYNILLSPNEISRKDVINTVLKIVLVTYFSIGISTGDDKKLINGVQSWGMELLRGDVMAKVAAWVMTKSSNEEGKKVSGLCNFQPSDYDSSKHGADARQLLALWDSIDCRLTHYLGINAIKDYVRQKIQAVKGSGGDPLGNSIPPYYYLLVPALWSGNMTLLGLVLFYPLLVISIAAYMVNAYIVCIIGILILGLLAPIFVPMVLFEYTKSYFHSWLKLVISFVLQPMVVIVFMMMMFHVYEYGFYTDCAYDYRLVKDSSGNVSRMRKMFFINVNDKNLYDGDADQKIARCKKSLGWMLNNPLFAVINTAKTVAKDVISVDNVGSEDASENHQFSDTVEVDQGLFFKTTRSIFQLVKDLIMALLVACLTLYLIYHLSDSLSQFVSSLVSGINLSGMTVNPKQMHDTLGVLAKKGGGKASSAMKGGGDGGQSMRSGSLK